The following proteins are co-located in the Paludibaculum fermentans genome:
- a CDS encoding M56 and DUF3738 domain-containing protein, with the protein MMLGELSPVANHLWQSTVFAAAAWAAAVTLRRNRPQLRYGVWLAASLKFLMPFSLLVGAGSRLHWTEAPPVAAPVSSAIRQIGQPFEALPFMSAVSVSTPGRDAWNPETLLICLWILGAVCVLSQRWFRWRSIRLALASASPVPIAGPVPILSSPARLEPGVFGILRPVLLLPEGIGERLAPAQLQSILEHEFCHVRRRDNLTAALHMLVETIFWFHPLVWWIGARLVQERENCCDAEVLSTGSEPEVYAAGLLNVCRHYLESPLACASGVTGADLKKRVEAIMTYRRAHRLSLARKLMLGVAGVAAVAGPLLVGALSVPASFAQPGNDAGSFEVASIKPTDPASRGIRLGLLPGGGLRCQNVRLRQLIEFAYEVQPFQISGGPDWLNDRGFDIVAKAPRSAEAIDLEQLNFAQQKSLEVLVRQRTRSLLAERFQLTIHRTTKEMPVYSLVTVKGGAKLKAADGAEGNKQQMRGNPGRLIGQNMGLDSLANHLSRLLSRPVIDRTGLAGRFNFELEWTPDREMEGGPRGPGPADKAATAAAPDPTGPSLFTALQEQLGLKLESTKGPGEIVVIDRAEKPSEN; encoded by the coding sequence ATGATGCTGGGAGAGCTGTCTCCGGTTGCCAATCACCTGTGGCAATCGACTGTTTTCGCTGCTGCAGCCTGGGCGGCTGCGGTCACGCTTCGGCGCAACCGGCCTCAGTTGCGGTACGGTGTGTGGCTGGCCGCTTCACTGAAATTCCTGATGCCCTTCTCACTATTGGTGGGCGCCGGGAGCAGGCTTCACTGGACCGAGGCTCCTCCGGTGGCCGCCCCGGTTTCGTCGGCCATCCGGCAGATTGGCCAGCCGTTTGAGGCCCTGCCGTTCATGAGCGCCGTGAGTGTATCCACTCCTGGCCGGGACGCCTGGAATCCGGAGACCTTGCTCATATGCTTATGGATACTGGGCGCTGTGTGCGTTCTCAGCCAGCGTTGGTTCCGCTGGCGCAGCATTCGATTGGCGTTGGCGTCGGCTTCCCCCGTGCCTATTGCGGGTCCGGTTCCGATTCTGTCTTCTCCTGCCCGGCTGGAGCCCGGCGTGTTTGGAATTCTGCGGCCCGTCCTGTTGCTGCCTGAAGGCATCGGAGAGCGGCTGGCGCCCGCGCAACTGCAGTCGATTCTTGAGCATGAGTTCTGCCACGTCAGGCGGCGCGATAACCTCACAGCCGCCCTGCACATGCTGGTGGAGACCATTTTCTGGTTCCATCCCCTGGTGTGGTGGATTGGAGCACGCCTGGTGCAGGAGCGGGAAAACTGCTGCGACGCCGAAGTGCTGTCGACGGGTAGTGAGCCGGAAGTCTATGCGGCGGGCCTTCTCAACGTCTGCCGGCACTACCTGGAGTCGCCGTTGGCGTGCGCTTCCGGTGTGACGGGGGCGGACCTGAAGAAGCGGGTGGAGGCGATCATGACCTACCGTAGAGCGCACCGGCTGAGCCTGGCCCGAAAGCTGATGCTGGGTGTCGCTGGCGTGGCTGCCGTCGCCGGCCCCCTGCTGGTGGGCGCGCTGAGCGTTCCCGCGAGCTTCGCACAGCCAGGAAATGACGCAGGGTCCTTTGAAGTTGCCTCGATCAAACCTACCGATCCCGCTTCACGCGGCATTCGCCTGGGCCTGCTGCCGGGCGGCGGGTTGCGCTGCCAGAATGTCCGATTGAGGCAGTTGATTGAATTTGCCTACGAAGTTCAACCGTTCCAGATCTCCGGCGGGCCGGACTGGCTGAACGATCGTGGGTTCGACATTGTAGCGAAAGCGCCGCGATCGGCCGAGGCCATTGATCTGGAGCAGCTGAACTTTGCACAGCAGAAGTCCCTGGAAGTCCTGGTCCGGCAGCGGACACGGTCCCTGCTGGCCGAGCGGTTCCAACTGACGATCCATCGGACGACGAAAGAGATGCCGGTTTACTCGTTGGTGACGGTGAAGGGCGGCGCGAAGCTGAAGGCCGCTGACGGCGCAGAAGGCAACAAGCAGCAGATGCGGGGGAATCCCGGGCGATTGATCGGACAGAATATGGGGCTCGACTCACTGGCCAACCACCTGTCGCGACTGCTGAGCCGTCCGGTGATCGATCGGACCGGGCTGGCCGGCCGCTTCAATTTCGAACTGGAGTGGACCCCGGATCGTGAGATGGAAGGGGGGCCACGTGGGCCGGGCCCAGCAGACAAGGCCGCTACGGCGGCGGCTCCTGACCCGACAGGTCCTTCCCTCTTCACGGCGTTGCAGGAGCAATTGGGGTTGAAACTGGAGTCGACCAAAGGACCCGGGGAGATCGTCGTGATCGACCGGGCAGAGAAGCCGTCGGAAAACTAG
- a CDS encoding TonB-dependent receptor — MKIHTMPRVCALIPLFLAAMLAAGQRGIVKFNGQPVPGASVTVLLDGRSATVATGADGTYELTNLAEGEYLFRVEMPGFATVEAAGRVPGSVAVREWVLEMLPLASMPTKSDPRSNSATVPASVPVAVPRGKASQGKPSTTQAPFQRTELTAAGGSAQTGAAQPDASGAFESTDAAELRRRAAYGFLVNGSANNGASSPFGQAPSFGNQRRGPGSQYNANLGFTLGNAALDARPYSLTGQGAPKPDYTRTQAMLSFGGPLKIPRLLPHNGPNLTLNYQWLRSSTVTAQSGLVPTAAERMGDLSQLSKPFFDPLSGAPFPGQRIPANRLSPQAESLLALYPLPNFPNAGRYNYQAPLAVETHDDNLQARFQQRIRQRDQLFGSYDYASTRTDASSLTGFLDKTNLVGMSAAINWAHSFSPVFRVVAGAQYSRLDTGVQPHFAGRRNVSGEAGIAGNDQSTANWGPPTLTFSSGLAALTDAQNGLTRNRTAGVSVDFGRNRAAHSLAFGGLWRRQQFNLLAQENPRGTLAFTGAATQQMVNGSALPGTGSDLAGFLLGIPDTIALARGNADKYLRAPTAAVYFTDDWRLNPRLSLSLGARWEYSGPAVERYGRLVNLDILPGLGAAAPVVATEPTGPLTGQRLPGSLIRPDRNNLAPRLGFAWRPLAASSMVVRGGYGVYFDTSIYQAMATQMAQQPPLSISFQVANRRENPLNLANAFSSAAASARNSYAVDPDLRTGYAQNWNLSVQRDLPGSLVVIAAYQGGKGTRAQQQILPNTVPTGAADPCAACPRGFTYLMSNGNSIRHAASVDLRRRLRSGFTASAQYTFSKSIDNASLGGRNQSGALIAQNWLDLRAERALSNFDQRHILSGSVQYTTGMGLRGGALSGGRKARLVKEWTVSTQLTAGSGLPLTPVYFTVVDGTGVTGSVRPDYTGLALYDAPPGLALNPAAYAAPAAGHWGNAGRNTISGPSQFTLNAAVNRNFPFGDRWSLDVRVDAFNALNHPVFPSWVTTVTSSQFGLANTADPMRTLQTVVRLRF; from the coding sequence ATGAAGATCCACACAATGCCAAGGGTGTGCGCGCTGATCCCCCTCTTCCTGGCGGCGATGCTCGCGGCCGGGCAGCGGGGCATCGTAAAGTTCAATGGCCAGCCTGTGCCTGGAGCCAGCGTCACGGTCCTGCTGGACGGCCGATCCGCCACCGTTGCGACCGGTGCGGATGGAACCTACGAGCTGACGAACCTGGCCGAGGGTGAATACCTGTTCAGAGTGGAGATGCCGGGTTTCGCCACAGTGGAGGCAGCCGGAAGGGTCCCTGGCAGTGTGGCCGTGCGGGAATGGGTGTTGGAGATGCTTCCCCTGGCGTCGATGCCCACGAAGAGTGACCCGCGCTCAAACTCCGCGACCGTCCCGGCGTCGGTTCCGGTGGCTGTGCCGCGAGGCAAAGCGTCTCAGGGGAAGCCGTCCACCACCCAGGCACCCTTCCAGAGGACGGAGCTCACCGCAGCTGGCGGAAGCGCCCAGACCGGTGCCGCGCAGCCTGACGCCAGTGGGGCATTTGAGAGCACGGATGCAGCGGAACTCCGCCGCCGCGCCGCGTATGGGTTCCTTGTGAATGGATCGGCCAACAACGGCGCGAGCTCGCCGTTCGGCCAGGCTCCGTCTTTCGGCAATCAGCGCCGGGGACCGGGATCACAGTACAACGCGAATCTGGGCTTCACCCTGGGCAATGCGGCGTTGGATGCGAGGCCCTACTCGTTGACGGGGCAGGGCGCGCCCAAGCCGGACTACACCCGTACACAGGCAATGCTGTCGTTCGGGGGCCCGTTGAAGATCCCGCGCCTATTGCCCCACAACGGGCCAAACCTGACCTTGAACTACCAGTGGTTACGCAGCTCCACTGTCACCGCGCAGAGTGGACTCGTGCCCACAGCGGCGGAGCGCATGGGCGATCTCTCGCAGCTTTCGAAGCCCTTCTTCGACCCGTTGAGTGGCGCGCCGTTCCCGGGGCAGCGTATTCCAGCGAACCGGCTCAGCCCCCAGGCCGAGTCCCTGCTGGCGCTTTATCCGCTGCCGAACTTCCCGAACGCCGGGCGATACAACTATCAGGCGCCCCTTGCCGTGGAGACTCATGACGACAATCTGCAGGCGCGCTTCCAGCAGCGGATCCGTCAGAGAGACCAGTTGTTCGGGAGCTACGACTATGCAAGCACCCGAACCGACGCGTCCAGCCTGACCGGTTTCCTGGACAAGACGAACTTAGTGGGGATGAGCGCCGCCATCAACTGGGCACACTCGTTCTCGCCGGTCTTTCGGGTGGTCGCGGGTGCTCAGTACAGCCGTCTGGATACGGGAGTCCAGCCGCACTTCGCTGGGCGGCGAAACGTCTCCGGTGAGGCCGGCATCGCGGGCAACGATCAGTCGACGGCAAACTGGGGGCCGCCCACGCTCACGTTTTCCAGCGGCTTGGCTGCGCTCACGGATGCCCAGAATGGGCTGACGCGAAACAGGACCGCCGGCGTGTCAGTGGACTTCGGCAGAAACCGGGCGGCGCACAGCCTGGCTTTCGGCGGACTCTGGCGGCGCCAGCAATTCAACCTGCTGGCGCAGGAGAATCCACGCGGGACGCTCGCGTTTACGGGCGCCGCGACGCAGCAGATGGTGAATGGCTCTGCCTTGCCCGGGACCGGATCGGATCTTGCTGGTTTCCTTTTGGGGATCCCCGACACCATCGCGCTTGCGCGAGGCAATGCGGACAAGTACCTGCGTGCGCCAACCGCGGCGGTCTACTTCACTGACGATTGGAGACTGAACCCCAGGCTTTCACTCAGCCTGGGCGCGCGCTGGGAGTACAGTGGCCCGGCCGTTGAACGATACGGCCGCCTGGTGAATCTCGACATTTTACCGGGCCTCGGTGCGGCGGCTCCGGTGGTCGCCACCGAGCCTACCGGTCCATTGACGGGACAGCGGCTGCCTGGTTCGCTCATCCGGCCAGACCGGAATAATCTTGCTCCGCGATTGGGCTTTGCCTGGCGGCCCCTGGCGGCATCCTCCATGGTCGTGCGCGGCGGGTATGGCGTGTACTTCGATACGTCGATCTACCAGGCGATGGCGACGCAGATGGCGCAACAGCCTCCGCTCTCCATCAGTTTCCAGGTCGCCAACCGCCGTGAGAACCCGCTCAATCTGGCGAATGCGTTCAGCTCCGCAGCCGCGTCGGCGCGGAATTCCTATGCGGTCGATCCCGATCTGCGCACGGGGTATGCGCAGAACTGGAACCTCTCGGTGCAGAGGGACCTGCCGGGCAGTCTTGTCGTCATCGCGGCCTATCAGGGTGGAAAGGGGACTCGGGCGCAACAGCAGATTCTGCCCAACACCGTGCCCACGGGTGCGGCCGACCCATGTGCGGCCTGCCCGCGTGGATTCACATACCTCATGTCGAACGGGAACTCGATCCGGCATGCCGCGTCTGTCGATTTGCGCCGCAGATTGCGGAGTGGGTTCACGGCCTCCGCGCAGTACACTTTCTCGAAGTCGATCGACAATGCTTCCCTGGGCGGGCGGAATCAGTCCGGCGCACTGATTGCCCAGAACTGGCTGGATTTGCGGGCGGAAAGGGCGCTCTCCAATTTCGATCAACGCCACATCCTGAGCGGCTCGGTGCAGTACACAACCGGCATGGGCTTACGGGGCGGTGCGCTATCCGGGGGCAGGAAGGCGAGGCTGGTGAAGGAATGGACGGTCAGCACCCAGTTGACGGCGGGCAGCGGACTGCCCCTGACGCCCGTGTACTTCACTGTGGTTGACGGTACCGGGGTCACGGGCAGTGTCCGGCCTGATTACACGGGATTAGCCCTGTACGATGCTCCACCGGGCCTCGCGTTGAATCCCGCTGCCTATGCTGCGCCTGCCGCCGGGCATTGGGGCAACGCCGGGCGAAACACCATCTCCGGTCCATCCCAGTTCACCCTGAATGCGGCGGTCAACCGGAATTTTCCTTTCGGCGACCGCTGGAGCCTGGACGTCCGTGTCGACGCCTTCAACGCCTTGAATCACCCGGTGTTTCCCAGTTGGGTTACGACGGTAACCAGCTCACAGTTCGGATTGGCCAATACTGCGGATCCGATGCGGACCCTGCAGACCGTGGTGCGACTGAGGTTTTAG
- a CDS encoding VWA domain-containing protein gives MLRPLILALLIVSASSAQPPVDETPTFRTSTQLVVETVTVRDGKGRSIENLTAKDFTVLEDGKPQRIAFAEYQKLPEEGQGEPAELSVRASVVPRLTRTQIAAERPGEVRYRDRRLLVLYFDTTAMPAPDQIRALQAAQRFVRTKMTSSDLLAVMMYSGGAVQVLEDFTADRDHLLTTLQTLIVGEEEWAVAAQPGASDTGAAFGQDDSEFNLFNTDRQLSALQTAAAMLGRLSEKKALIYFASGLRLNGVDNQAQLRATLNAAIRAGVSFWPVDARGLAAQAPLGDAAHGSPGGIGVYSGTTAAAITSSFEGSQDTLYALAADTGGKALLDYNDLTRGITEAQSAGSSYYLIGYYTSNEALDGRFRRVKITLNGGLQASLDYRKGYYAGKQFGRFTAADKERQLEDALLLGDPITELTIAMEVNYFQLNRAEYFVPIAVKIPGSELALAKRRGAEHTAIDFIGEIKEGSTTVANVRDKVDIKLSGATATELSRRAIAYDTGFTLLPGQYTLKFLARDAETGRIGTYLTTFVIPNLNKEDVRLPISSVVLSNQSVPLEEALYSVGKSAAQTFSPLVQGGEKLIPSVTRVFSRSREMFVYLQAYQQGASEPQPVMAFVTFYRGPSKVFETPLMRASEGLNNRLNTIPLKLRFAIDRLEPGEYTCQTTVLHPDGRKAAFWRTQVMVIP, from the coding sequence ATGCTTCGTCCTTTGATCCTCGCGCTTCTGATTGTGTCTGCCTCCAGCGCCCAGCCGCCTGTCGACGAGACTCCTACGTTCAGGACCTCGACACAGTTGGTGGTGGAAACAGTGACGGTTCGCGATGGAAAGGGACGCTCGATCGAGAATCTCACCGCCAAAGACTTTACCGTGCTCGAGGATGGCAAGCCGCAGAGAATCGCCTTCGCCGAGTATCAGAAGCTGCCGGAGGAGGGGCAGGGTGAGCCGGCGGAGCTCTCAGTTCGCGCCAGCGTCGTGCCGCGGCTGACACGCACCCAGATTGCAGCAGAGCGGCCCGGTGAGGTCCGGTATCGTGACCGGCGCCTGCTGGTACTGTATTTCGACACGACAGCGATGCCGGCGCCAGACCAGATCCGCGCCCTGCAGGCGGCTCAGCGGTTCGTCCGCACGAAAATGACCTCTTCCGACCTGTTGGCCGTCATGATGTATTCAGGCGGAGCTGTCCAGGTATTGGAGGACTTCACAGCCGATCGCGACCACCTGCTCACCACCCTGCAGACGTTGATCGTCGGGGAAGAAGAGTGGGCTGTGGCGGCCCAGCCAGGAGCCTCGGATACCGGCGCCGCTTTCGGGCAGGATGACAGCGAGTTCAATCTGTTCAATACAGACCGGCAGTTATCCGCTCTGCAGACCGCGGCCGCCATGCTGGGCCGTTTGAGCGAGAAGAAGGCGCTCATCTACTTCGCCAGCGGGCTGCGCCTGAATGGCGTGGATAACCAGGCGCAGTTGCGGGCCACACTGAACGCGGCGATTCGTGCCGGAGTGAGCTTTTGGCCGGTGGATGCCCGGGGGCTTGCCGCACAGGCTCCACTGGGAGATGCCGCCCACGGTTCTCCCGGCGGGATTGGTGTGTACAGCGGCACCACGGCGGCGGCGATCACCTCAAGCTTCGAGGGATCGCAGGACACACTGTATGCCCTGGCGGCGGACACCGGCGGCAAAGCGTTGCTCGACTACAACGACCTGACACGCGGCATCACGGAAGCCCAGAGCGCCGGATCCAGCTACTACCTGATTGGCTACTACACCTCAAACGAGGCGCTGGACGGCAGGTTTCGCCGCGTGAAGATCACCCTGAACGGCGGACTGCAGGCGAGCCTCGACTACCGCAAGGGCTACTACGCCGGTAAGCAATTCGGCCGGTTCACCGCCGCTGACAAGGAACGCCAACTGGAGGATGCCCTCCTGCTGGGGGACCCGATTACGGAGCTCACAATTGCCATGGAGGTGAACTACTTCCAACTGAATCGGGCGGAGTATTTCGTGCCCATCGCCGTGAAGATCCCGGGTAGCGAACTGGCCCTCGCCAAACGGCGCGGGGCGGAGCACACAGCGATCGACTTCATTGGGGAGATCAAGGAGGGATCCACCACGGTGGCGAATGTGCGCGACAAGGTCGACATCAAATTGAGCGGAGCGACCGCTACCGAGCTCTCGCGGCGCGCCATCGCCTACGATACCGGCTTCACCCTGCTGCCCGGCCAGTACACGTTGAAGTTCCTGGCGCGTGACGCGGAGACGGGGCGAATCGGCACCTATTTGACGACTTTCGTAATCCCCAACCTGAACAAGGAGGACGTGCGGCTGCCCATCAGCTCTGTTGTGCTCAGTAACCAGTCGGTTCCGCTGGAGGAGGCCCTCTACAGTGTAGGCAAGAGCGCCGCGCAGACGTTCAGCCCGCTGGTGCAGGGCGGGGAAAAGCTCATTCCCAGCGTCACTCGTGTATTCTCGCGGAGCCGGGAGATGTTCGTTTACCTGCAGGCCTACCAGCAAGGGGCCAGTGAGCCACAACCTGTGATGGCATTCGTGACGTTCTATCGCGGGCCGTCAAAGGTCTTTGAGACCCCGCTGATGCGAGCTTCGGAAGGGCTGAACAACAGGCTGAATACAATCCCGCTGAAACTTCGCTTTGCCATTGACCGGCTGGAGCCGGGCGAGTACACCTGCCAGACGACCGTGCTCCACCCCGACGGGAGGAAGGCTGCATTCTGGCGGACCCAGGTGATGGTCATTCCTTAG
- a CDS encoding DUF2891 domain-containing protein produces the protein MRILLLGIWLAGGLMAETVFDAAAAGRFAKLALDCVHSEYPNKIAHSLSSDADVKPPRELTPAFYGCFDWHSCVHGHWLLVRLARQFPRAGFAAQARMAVGQSLTPENIAQEVRYLNAPGRGTFERPYGLAWLLQLAAELHEWDDPDARRWAANLKPLEQAATVKLGSWLPKLAWPIRTGEHNNTAFSLGLMIDYARVTGNSEFGRLVESRAREYYLKDKACPVAYEPSGEDFLSPCLAEADVVRRILPAREFAAWLTAFLPRIEMEPTVVTDVTDGKMWHLAGLNLSRAWMLEGIVSRLPAADPRRKPLSALSGRLKQAGLASITGEHYEGGHWLGSFAVYLVSGRGLSSK, from the coding sequence ATGCGGATACTGCTGCTTGGGATTTGGCTGGCCGGAGGGTTGATGGCTGAGACTGTGTTTGATGCCGCGGCTGCCGGGAGGTTCGCGAAACTGGCCCTGGACTGCGTCCACTCCGAGTATCCGAATAAGATCGCACACTCCTTGAGTTCCGATGCGGATGTAAAGCCTCCTCGTGAACTGACGCCCGCCTTTTATGGCTGTTTCGATTGGCACTCCTGCGTACACGGACACTGGCTGCTGGTGCGGCTGGCGCGGCAGTTCCCGCGAGCCGGGTTTGCGGCCCAGGCTCGAATGGCTGTGGGGCAAAGCCTGACTCCGGAGAACATCGCGCAGGAGGTGCGGTATCTGAACGCCCCAGGGCGCGGGACGTTTGAGCGGCCCTACGGGCTGGCCTGGCTGCTGCAATTGGCGGCGGAGCTGCATGAATGGGATGATCCGGACGCCCGGCGCTGGGCCGCCAATCTGAAGCCGCTGGAACAGGCTGCCACGGTGAAGCTGGGTTCGTGGCTGCCCAAACTGGCCTGGCCGATCCGGACAGGCGAGCACAATAACACGGCGTTCTCGTTGGGACTGATGATTGACTACGCCCGGGTGACTGGAAACTCGGAGTTTGGGCGCCTGGTGGAGTCACGGGCCCGCGAGTATTACCTGAAGGACAAGGCGTGTCCGGTAGCGTATGAACCTTCGGGCGAGGATTTTCTATCGCCATGCCTGGCGGAGGCCGATGTCGTGCGCAGAATCCTGCCGGCGCGAGAGTTCGCTGCCTGGCTGACCGCCTTCCTGCCGCGGATCGAGATGGAACCTACCGTCGTCACCGACGTGACCGACGGGAAGATGTGGCATCTGGCCGGCCTGAATTTGAGCCGGGCCTGGATGCTGGAGGGCATTGTGTCGCGGCTGCCGGCGGCGGATCCGCGCCGCAAGCCGCTCAGCGCCCTCTCGGGCCGGCTCAAACAGGCGGGGCTGGCCAGCATCACGGGTGAACACTATGAAGGCGGCCATTGGCTGGGCAGCTTTGCGGTTTACCTGGTGAGCGGCCGGGGCCTGAGTTCCAAGTGA